One part of the Humulus lupulus chromosome 9, drHumLupu1.1, whole genome shotgun sequence genome encodes these proteins:
- the LOC133800068 gene encoding AT-hook motif nuclear-localized protein 11-like, whose amino-acid sequence MDRRDPMALSGSTSYYTQRGIAVPGFGGHPELHGSPGIHQLSNPNVSYQSNMGGSTMGSTLLVEPPSAMFSHGVNVGGGQAMMSSNEQIKRKRGRPRKYGPDGSVSLQLSPSPVTNLGMASPTQKRSRG is encoded by the coding sequence ATGGATCGAAGAGATCCTATGGCATTATCTGGGTCTACATCTTACTATACTCAGAGAGGAATAGCTGTCCCTGGTTTTGGAGGACACCCTGAGCTTCATGGATCACCAGGCATTCATCAATTGTCGAATCCAAATGTGTCGTATCAGTCCAATATGGGAGGCAGTACTATGGGATCAACACTACTAGTAGAACCTCCTTCAGCTATGTTCTCCCATGGTGTCAATGTGGGTGGTGGACAAGCTATGATGTCATCAAATGAgcaaattaaaaggaaaagagGAAGGCCTCGGAAATACGGACCTGATGGATCTGTATCCTTGCAACTGTCTCCTTCTCCTGTTACCAATCTTGGAATGGCATCACCAACCCAGAAGCGCAGTAGGGGATGA
- the LOC133800069 gene encoding uncharacterized protein LOC133800069, which translates to MSPASSLTKKSEPQFSFLISLLDTPKLKSPFLSRGASGFSPLHLSKFLRRSLAHYNFKKQQLFEPFLVTGLISTPQSDPQTYCYQTHRTLILDRSPSQLVQLNKLSNSNSGIVELTLNKLERRNATGRDFLRGFIEFLEVVSKDSSTNVVLIRSLVPKVFCAGNDLKVLLLFFFSSFFWSYHPSYFLFCKSLGRVDRSQIHRAILAEYAGAVLRVLSAVLYGRRGHVWKKIGGLIAMVTSFYFLSQGWAMETWTKGNKLHFFHVSVTDIYIDKYVNI; encoded by the exons ATGTCTCCCGCCTCTTCTCTCACAAAAAAAAGTGAGCCCCAATTTTCTTTTCTCATTTCCCTTCTCGATACCCCAAAACTGAAATCACCATTTCTCAGCAGAGGTGCGTCTGG GTTCTCTCCCCTTCATCTCTCTAAGTTCTTGAGAAGGTCGCTCGCCCATTACAACTTTAAGAAGCAGCAGCTGTTTGAGCCATTTCTAGTCACTGGCCTGATCTCTACTCCTCAATCTGATCCCCAAACATACTGTTACCAAACTCATCGGACTCTCATCTTGGACCGCTCACCGTCTCAACTCGTCCAGCTTAACAAGCTTTCCAATTCTAATTCtg GAATCGTTGAACTGACTTTGAACAAACTTGAGAGGAGAAATGCCACTGGGAGGGATTTTCTGAGAGGGTTTATAGAGTTTCTTGAAGTTGTTAGTAAGGATTCCTCTACTAATGTGGTTTTGATTCGTAGTTTGGTTCCGAAGGTGTTTTGTGCTGGTAATGATTTGAAG GTGCTTCTGTTGTtctttttctcttcatttttctggTCCTATCATCCATCCTATTTCTTGTTTTGCAAAAGCCTTGGAAGGGTAGACCGCTCTCAAATACACAG AGCTATACTAGCAGAGTATGCTGGTGCTGTCCTTAGAGTATTGTCTGCAGTGCTATATGGGAGGAGAGGACATGTTTGGAAAAAG ATTGGTGGGCTTATTGCAATGGTGACGTCTTTCTACTTCTTATCTCAAGGATGGGCCATGGAAACATGGACGAAGGGCAACAAGCTTCACTTTTTCCATGTCTCTGTTActgatatatatatagataaatatgtaaatatataa
- the LOC133800067 gene encoding SAC3 family protein A-like has translation MGFTPHVITVVVGEVVIPFIIMYSFLIVRHCNKNNVIFATGAKSSVSRAVEDIDWDSFTVKGTCQEIEKHNLWLTSAPDPATVRLEEVLEKALLMVQNSQKNYFYKCDQLKSIRQDLTVQRIQNQLTAKVYETHARLAFDVGDLPEYNQCQSQLQSLYAEGIEGCHMDFAAYNLLCVILDFSNNRDHVSSMSR, from the exons ATGGGTTTTACTCCACATGTTATCACTGTTGTAGTTGGAGAAGTAGTCATTCCTTTCATTATTATGTATTCTTTTCTTATTGTCA GACATTGCAacaaaaataatgtcattttcgCAACAGGGGCCAAGAGCTCTGTCAGCAGGGCTGTTGAAGATATTGACTGGGATTCTTTTACTGTCAAGGGGACATGCCAGGAAATTGAGAAACATAATTTGTGGCTTACTTCTGCCCCTGATCCAGCTACT GTAAGACTGGAAGAAGTACTAGAAAAAGCTCTGCTTAtggttcaaaattctcaaaagaatTACTTCTACAAGTGTGATCAATTGAAGTCCATTCGTCAAGATTTAACTGTGCAAAGAATTCAAAATCAACTAACAGCAAag GTTTATGAAACTCATGCTCGGTTAGCATTTGATGTTGGGGACCTACCTGAGTATAATCAG TGCCAATCTCAGCTGCAATCCCTTTATGCTGAAGGAATTGAGGGATGCCACATGGATTTTGCTGCATACAACTTACTATGTGTTATCTTGGACTTTAGTAACAACAGAGATCATGTATCATCTATGTCGAG ATAA